The following are encoded together in the Thunnus maccoyii chromosome 18, fThuMac1.1, whole genome shotgun sequence genome:
- the LOC121884996 gene encoding globoside alpha-1,3-N-acetylgalactosaminyltransferase 1-like gives MLTCNSKTVTLILLPALLVGMLYVYLSRSSRFVLDFNKLTHSEDGSPAEVIMTHVFHLVAPDHLQYKQPSIVNGRTDVVTVAPWLAPIVWEGTFNPALLDSIYKPKNITVAATVFAVGKYIMFLKKFLKTAEDHFFVGFKVHVYVFTDRPKEVPQVEMAAGRKLMVRPVPSSKRWQEISARRMEIIQTLIEEELRNGTDYIFCLDVDSEFHDRWGTESLGGLVAVIHPGYYRDDRSRFPYERRPQSRAYVAAGEGDFYYCGGAFGGLLQEVHLLAKTCRSNFEADAKEGIEAAWQEESHLNRYMWINKPSKILSPEYLWQDFKARNPEIHIVRFSGVVKNYADIRPNV, from the exons ATGCTGACATGTAACAGCAAAACCGTGACCCTGATCCTGCTGCCGGCCCTGCTGGTGGG AATGCTGTATGTCTACCTGAGCAGGTCGtcaag gttTGTTCTGGACTTCAATAAACTGACCCACTCAGAGGACGg aTCTCCTGCTGAAGTCATTATGACTCATGTTTTCCACCTGGTGGCTCCTGACCA tctgCAGTACAAACAGCCCAGCATCGTAAATGG TCGTACTGACGTGGTGACGGTGGCGCCCTGGTTGGCTCCTATCGTTTGGGAGGGAACCTTTAACCCAGCTCTACTCGACAGCATCTACAAACCAAAGAACATCACCGTTGCTGCCACTGTGTTTGCTGTTGGAAA GTACATCATGTTCCTGAAAAAATTCCTCAAGACAGCAGAGGATCACTTCTTCGTTGGTTTCAAGGTGCATGTCTACGTGTTCACTGACCGGCCAAAGGAAGTGCCTCAAGTTGAAATGGCTGCCGGCAGAAAG ctaaTGGTGCGTCCGGTGCCCAGCTCAAAGCGTTGGCAGGAGATTTCTGCTCGTAGGATGGAGATCATCCAGACGCTGATAGAGGAGGAGCTTCGTAACGGCACCGACTACATCTTCTGTCTGGATGTCGACTCTGAGTTTCACGACCGCTGGGGCACCGAGTCTCTGGGCGGACTGGTTGCTGTGATACATCCAG gttaCTACAGAGACGACCGCAGCAGGTTCCCCTATGAGCGCAGACCACAGTCCAGAGCCTACGTGGCTGCCGGGGAGGGAGATTTCTACTACTGTGGGGGGGCGTTCGGGGGCCTCCTGCAGGAGGTGCACCTGCTTGCCAAGACGTGCCGCTCAAACTTTGAGGCTGACGCCAAGGAGGGCATCGAGGCCGCCTGGCAGGAGGAGAGTCACCTGAACAG GTACATGTGGATCAACAAGCCCAGTAAGATTCTGTCACCTGAGTACCTGTGGCAGGACTTCAAAGCCAGAAACCCGGAGATCCACATCGTCCGCTTCTCTGGAGTTGTCAAGAACTACGCTGACATCCGACCCAACGTCTGA